One part of the Entelurus aequoreus isolate RoL-2023_Sb linkage group LG05, RoL_Eaeq_v1.1, whole genome shotgun sequence genome encodes these proteins:
- the LOC133649689 gene encoding zona pellucida sperm-binding protein 4-like isoform X2: protein MAWLGLELLLLLVVVRGWEWDDKKQLFKAPTALSDDEEDNSLDISDYDDYDEDADPSVQVEALDYHPGKLGGVTDEEEDSPAGRTSTTNPSHDGLQVVCGEAGFHISLPAGQQSLVKVLGSKDLQPVNPAQETCGVNVTNLQNSLTVPYTGCFVETTNSYSLQLLYVDKLGQAQVATVVCDPSLTSDPVLMPRSGVEPTSASKCRTPPPMTSAKAQNCAVTTEQQLPCGQAGISPNACDTMGCCLDPTTSKCFYPMDECTLDKHFVFIIKSMYASMPLDPTELVIPGTSCKPVIVNAKFAIFKFKVTECGTHTYDVGVTRFYLAEVQTLVKALNLKYGIITRTDPLRFLIECRYSISSNAKQPLASVGYMVKIPSSNLPSSIHSGGLYSVQLKIATDMTYSTFLPSFPTLRFVLDKPVYLELSLWSPKPNAVILVKYCLAYPRSAKNALVLVYEGCANPYDPNVSILQVSDLPRNRHQRRLVVNAFQFMDVTTKKYLDEEEP from the exons ATGGCTTGGCTTGGATTGGAGTTGCTGTTGCTATTGGTGGTGGTCCGGGGATGGGAGTGGGAtgacaaaaaacaacttttcaaaGCCCCCACAGCCTTGTCAG ATGACGAGGAAGATAATAGTTTGGACATCAGTGACTACGACGACTATGATGAGGACGCCGACCCATCGGTCCAAGTGGAAGCATTAGACTACCATCCAGGAAAGCTAGGTGGCGTAACGGATGAGGAGGAAGACTCTCCAGCAGGCCGGACAAGCACAACCAATCCAAGTCATGACGGACTTCAAGTAGTGTGCGGTGAAGCTGGCTTCCATATCAGTTTACCAGCTGGGCAACAAAGTCTTGTGAAAGTTTTAG GTTCTAAAGACCTGCAACCTGTCAATCCCGCCCAAGAGACCTGTGGTGTGAATGTGACCAACCTCCAGAACTCCTTGACTGTGCCCTACACCGGATGCTTCGTGGAGACT ACCAACAGCTACAGCCTGCAGCTGTTGTACGTCGACAAACTCGGTCAGGCCCAAGTCGCCACAGTCGTGTGTGACCCGAGCCTGACGTCAGACCCTGTTTTGATGCCTCGCTCTGGTGTCGAGCCCACCAGTGCTTCAAAATGCAGAACTCCACCGCCAATGACATCAGCAAAGGCACAAA ATTGTGCCGTGACCACTGAGCAGCAGCTGCCTTGTGGACAAGCAGGAATATCACCCAATGCTTGTGACACCATGGGATGCTGCCTGGACCCGACCACATCCAAGTGCTTCTATCCAATGGATG AGTGCACGCTGGATAAGCACTTTGTTTTCATTATCAAATCCATGTACGCCTCCATGCCTCTGGACCCCACAGAGCTGGTGATACCGGGAACCAGCTGCAAGCCGGTCATTGTGAACGCCAAGTTTGCCATCTTTAAGTTCAAAGTGACGGAATGTGGAACGCACACTTAT GACGTAGGCGTGACGAGGTTCTACTTGGCCGAAGTGCAGACACTTGTCAAAGCGCTCAACCTCAAATATGGCATCATCACAAGAACTGATCCATTAAG ATTCTTGATTGAGTGTCGCTACAGTATTTCCAGTAACGCTAAGCAGCCTCTGGCAAGTGTTGGCTACATGGTGAAGATCCCCAGTAGCAACCTGCCATCATCCATCCACTCTGGTGGCTTATATTCAGTTCAGTTGAAGATCGCTACTG ATATGACCTACTCCACTTTCCTGCCCTCTTTTCCAACCTTGCGCTTTGTCCTGGACAAACCTGTCTATTTGGAACTGAGCTTGTGGTCTCCCAAACCCAATGCAGTCATTCTGGTTAAATACTGCCTAGCGTATCCTCGCTCCGCAAAGAACGCTCTGGTGCTCGTTTACGAAGG GTGTGCAAACCCTTACGACCCAAATGTGTCCATCCTGCAAGTGAGCGACTTGCCCCGCAATCGCCATCAGAGGCGTTTGGTGGTCAATGCTTTCCAGTTTATGGACGTCACAACTAAGAAATACTTGGATGAGGAA GAACCATGA
- the LOC133649689 gene encoding zona pellucida sperm-binding protein 4-like isoform X1, producing MAWLGLELLLLLVVVRGWEWDDKKQLFKAPTALSDDEEDNSLDISDYDDYDEDADPSVQVEALDYHPGKLGGVTDEEEDSPAGRTSTTNPSHDGLQVVCGEAGFHISLPAGQQSLVKVLGSKDLQPVNPAQETCGVNVTNLQNSLTVPYTGCFVETTNSYSLQLLYVDKLGQAQVATVVCDPSLTSDPVLMPRSGVEPTSASKCRTPPPMTSAKAQNCAVTTEQQLPCGQAGISPNACDTMGCCLDPTTSKCFYPMDECTLDKHFVFIIKSMYASMPLDPTELVIPGTSCKPVIVNAKFAIFKFKVTECGTHTYDVGVTRFYLAEVQTLVKALNLKYGIITRTDPLRFLIECRYSISSNAKQPLASVGYMVKIPSSNLPSSIHSGGLYSVQLKIATDMTYSTFLPSFPTLRFVLDKPVYLELSLWSPKPNAVILVKYCLAYPRSAKNALVLVYEGCANPYDPNVSILQVSDLPRNRHQRRLVVNAFQFMDVTTKKYLDEEILFMCSSEVCWPDETTCEERCFDGKEP from the exons ATGGCTTGGCTTGGATTGGAGTTGCTGTTGCTATTGGTGGTGGTCCGGGGATGGGAGTGGGAtgacaaaaaacaacttttcaaaGCCCCCACAGCCTTGTCAG ATGACGAGGAAGATAATAGTTTGGACATCAGTGACTACGACGACTATGATGAGGACGCCGACCCATCGGTCCAAGTGGAAGCATTAGACTACCATCCAGGAAAGCTAGGTGGCGTAACGGATGAGGAGGAAGACTCTCCAGCAGGCCGGACAAGCACAACCAATCCAAGTCATGACGGACTTCAAGTAGTGTGCGGTGAAGCTGGCTTCCATATCAGTTTACCAGCTGGGCAACAAAGTCTTGTGAAAGTTTTAG GTTCTAAAGACCTGCAACCTGTCAATCCCGCCCAAGAGACCTGTGGTGTGAATGTGACCAACCTCCAGAACTCCTTGACTGTGCCCTACACCGGATGCTTCGTGGAGACT ACCAACAGCTACAGCCTGCAGCTGTTGTACGTCGACAAACTCGGTCAGGCCCAAGTCGCCACAGTCGTGTGTGACCCGAGCCTGACGTCAGACCCTGTTTTGATGCCTCGCTCTGGTGTCGAGCCCACCAGTGCTTCAAAATGCAGAACTCCACCGCCAATGACATCAGCAAAGGCACAAA ATTGTGCCGTGACCACTGAGCAGCAGCTGCCTTGTGGACAAGCAGGAATATCACCCAATGCTTGTGACACCATGGGATGCTGCCTGGACCCGACCACATCCAAGTGCTTCTATCCAATGGATG AGTGCACGCTGGATAAGCACTTTGTTTTCATTATCAAATCCATGTACGCCTCCATGCCTCTGGACCCCACAGAGCTGGTGATACCGGGAACCAGCTGCAAGCCGGTCATTGTGAACGCCAAGTTTGCCATCTTTAAGTTCAAAGTGACGGAATGTGGAACGCACACTTAT GACGTAGGCGTGACGAGGTTCTACTTGGCCGAAGTGCAGACACTTGTCAAAGCGCTCAACCTCAAATATGGCATCATCACAAGAACTGATCCATTAAG ATTCTTGATTGAGTGTCGCTACAGTATTTCCAGTAACGCTAAGCAGCCTCTGGCAAGTGTTGGCTACATGGTGAAGATCCCCAGTAGCAACCTGCCATCATCCATCCACTCTGGTGGCTTATATTCAGTTCAGTTGAAGATCGCTACTG ATATGACCTACTCCACTTTCCTGCCCTCTTTTCCAACCTTGCGCTTTGTCCTGGACAAACCTGTCTATTTGGAACTGAGCTTGTGGTCTCCCAAACCCAATGCAGTCATTCTGGTTAAATACTGCCTAGCGTATCCTCGCTCCGCAAAGAACGCTCTGGTGCTCGTTTACGAAGG GTGTGCAAACCCTTACGACCCAAATGTGTCCATCCTGCAAGTGAGCGACTTGCCCCGCAATCGCCATCAGAGGCGTTTGGTGGTCAATGCTTTCCAGTTTATGGACGTCACAACTAAGAAATACTTGGATGAGGAA ATACTTTTCATGTGCTCTTCGGAGGTTTGTTGGCCAGACGAGACCACTTGCGAAGAGCGGTGCTTTGATGGAAAG GAACCATGA